From a single Rhodococcus qingshengii JCM 15477 genomic region:
- the cysD gene encoding sulfate adenylyltransferase subunit CysD yields MATLQTPPAYELSHLRALEAEAVHIFREVAATFEKPVLLFSGGKDSVVMLHVAAKAFWPAPLPFAVMHVDTGHNFDEVIEFRDQTVDRFNLRLVVSSVQDDIDAGRVIEDTGVGSSRNRLQTHALLRGIRDNKFDAVFGGARRDEEKARAKERVFSFRDEFGQWDPKVQRPELWNLYNGKHRKGEHIRIFPLSNWTELDIWQYIESEQIDLPGIYYAHRREVVPRDGMLLARTRFLELRAGEESYEALVRFRTVGDATCTGCVESSAETPGAVVEEVAASRITERGATRADDRISEAGMEDRKKEGYF; encoded by the coding sequence ATGGCAACACTCCAGACCCCGCCCGCCTACGAGTTGTCGCATCTGCGAGCACTCGAAGCGGAGGCGGTCCATATATTCCGCGAAGTCGCAGCGACTTTCGAAAAGCCGGTCCTCCTGTTCTCCGGAGGTAAGGATTCCGTCGTGATGCTGCACGTAGCGGCCAAGGCATTCTGGCCTGCCCCACTGCCGTTCGCTGTGATGCACGTCGACACCGGTCACAATTTCGACGAGGTGATCGAATTCCGCGACCAGACGGTCGATCGCTTCAACCTGCGTCTTGTCGTCTCCAGCGTGCAGGACGACATCGACGCCGGTCGCGTCATCGAGGACACCGGAGTCGGTTCCAGTCGCAATCGCCTGCAGACGCACGCGTTGCTGCGCGGAATTCGCGACAACAAGTTCGACGCCGTGTTCGGTGGTGCTCGCCGAGACGAGGAGAAGGCGCGCGCCAAAGAGAGGGTGTTCAGCTTCCGGGACGAGTTCGGGCAATGGGATCCGAAGGTGCAGCGACCTGAACTGTGGAACCTGTACAACGGCAAACACCGTAAGGGCGAACATATTCGGATCTTCCCGCTCTCGAACTGGACAGAGCTCGACATCTGGCAGTACATCGAGAGCGAGCAGATCGACCTCCCCGGCATCTACTACGCCCATCGTCGCGAGGTGGTTCCACGCGACGGAATGTTGTTGGCACGCACCCGTTTCCTCGAGCTTCGCGCCGGCGAAGAGTCCTACGAGGCGTTGGTGCGCTTCCGTACGGTCGGCGACGCAACGTGTACCGGATGTGTCGAATCGTCGGCCGAAACACCGGGCGCTGTCGTGGAAGAAGTTGCGGCGAGCCGTATCACGGAGCGTGGCGCAACCAGGGCTGATGACCGGATTTCCGAAGCTGGCATGGAAGATCGTAAGAAAGAGGGGTACTTCTGA
- a CDS encoding helix-turn-helix domain-containing protein, whose protein sequence is MGGPEKTPEEGRPRGRQSPPTERVVQVLDYLVGRPDQRFGLSELARALEISKPTCLGILTALADRGYLTRDEVSKTYGLGPALIAAGRAAQRGFAVGPIARTHLEKVSTEFGTTCTASGVIGDQISVLEVTGPIGARRAAKVGQVYPFAPPVGLMYVLWGSDHDMDSWLSKEPSLPVRLDRERLWNVVRECRAAGYLVESLDPVGQRLHTLMAGVATHDLPPEVRELLGEMVSSLGERVYLGRDISSDDEHPVSLIAAPTYDAEGHQALVLTLYVGGAITGAEIERRAAVLVAAADAVTAEVGGRSPVRGL, encoded by the coding sequence ATGGGTGGACCGGAGAAGACGCCTGAAGAGGGACGCCCGAGGGGGAGACAATCGCCTCCCACCGAACGGGTGGTTCAGGTGCTCGACTACCTCGTCGGTCGCCCTGATCAGCGGTTCGGGCTGTCGGAACTGGCCCGCGCGCTCGAGATCAGCAAGCCCACCTGCTTGGGAATCCTCACGGCGCTGGCTGATCGTGGATACCTGACTCGGGACGAGGTGTCGAAGACCTATGGGCTCGGTCCGGCCTTGATCGCAGCCGGACGTGCAGCTCAGCGGGGATTTGCCGTCGGACCCATTGCCCGCACCCATCTGGAGAAAGTGAGCACGGAGTTCGGGACGACGTGCACGGCGTCCGGTGTGATCGGTGATCAGATCAGCGTTCTCGAAGTGACCGGACCGATCGGCGCGCGTCGCGCCGCCAAGGTCGGTCAGGTGTACCCGTTCGCTCCACCGGTCGGACTGATGTACGTCCTCTGGGGTTCGGATCACGACATGGACAGTTGGCTGAGCAAAGAGCCGAGCCTGCCGGTGCGCTTGGATCGCGAGCGTCTGTGGAACGTGGTCCGCGAGTGTCGCGCTGCGGGGTATCTGGTCGAGAGTCTGGATCCCGTCGGGCAGCGACTGCACACGCTGATGGCGGGCGTTGCGACGCACGATCTTCCGCCGGAGGTGCGTGAACTGCTCGGTGAGATGGTGTCGAGCCTGGGCGAGAGGGTGTATCTCGGACGCGACATCAGCTCTGACGACGAGCATCCGGTGAGTCTCATTGCCGCCCCGACCTATGACGCCGAGGGGCATCAGGCCCTTGTGCTCACTCTGTATGTGGGTGGGGCGATCACGGGCGCCGAGATCGAGCGCCGCGCCGCGGTGCTGGTTGCGGCGGCGGATGCGGTGACGGCGGAAGTTGGTGGCAGGAGTCCGGTTCGCGGTCTGTGA
- a CDS encoding SDR family oxidoreductase — protein sequence MTALLEDRVVVISGVGPALGRALALRCASAGASLVLAARTQSRLDDVAKEIVDAGGRAVTVATDITDQASAENLVAESIAAYGKVDTLINNAFSIPSMKPLARTDYQHIRDSIELTVLGALRLTQLFTPALGESDGSVVNINSMVLRHSQERYGSYKMAKSALLAMSQSLATELGPQGIRVNSIAPGYIWGDTLKGYFAHQAEKFGMTVEQIYEHTASNTDLKRLPTTDEVSDAAIFLASPMASAITGQCIDVNCGEFHH from the coding sequence ATGACCGCCTTGCTCGAAGACCGTGTAGTAGTCATCTCCGGAGTCGGCCCGGCACTCGGCCGCGCTCTGGCCCTTCGATGTGCGTCGGCCGGCGCGAGTCTTGTTCTCGCAGCACGTACGCAATCGCGACTCGACGACGTTGCGAAGGAAATAGTCGATGCCGGTGGGCGCGCCGTCACCGTTGCCACCGACATCACCGACCAGGCTTCCGCCGAGAATCTGGTGGCCGAGTCCATTGCCGCCTACGGCAAAGTGGACACTCTGATCAACAATGCATTCTCGATTCCGTCGATGAAACCGTTGGCTCGCACCGATTACCAGCACATCCGCGACAGCATCGAACTGACCGTACTGGGTGCGTTGCGCCTGACTCAGCTGTTCACGCCGGCACTTGGCGAGTCGGACGGCTCCGTGGTGAATATCAATTCGATGGTGTTGCGGCATTCGCAAGAGCGTTACGGCAGCTACAAGATGGCGAAGTCGGCCCTGCTCGCCATGTCGCAGTCCCTGGCCACCGAACTCGGCCCGCAGGGAATTCGTGTCAATTCGATTGCACCCGGCTATATCTGGGGAGACACCCTCAAGGGATACTTCGCGCACCAGGCGGAGAAGTTCGGCATGACTGTCGAGCAGATCTACGAGCACACTGCGTCGAACACCGACCTCAAGCGCCTGCCGACGACGGATGAAGTATCCGATGCGGCGATCTTCCTGGCGTCTCCGATGGCCAGCGCGATCACCGGCCAATGCATCGACGTCAACTGCGGCGAATTCCATCACTAG
- a CDS encoding sulfotransferase family protein has product MTERTHVGTVEDLHASATRMTGLTDFGVDDYTEALSVLLESYDRDEDLTPFGSKISRVFLRGALVARLLSESAWKEHPEHADVKIERPIFVTGLPRTGTTALHRLLTVDPAHQGLEMWLTEFPQPRPRRDTWESNQVFAKIEETFGQHHVEHPEFMGVHYMSASEVEECWQLLRQTFKSVSYECLANLPTYSAWLKDQEWSNAYARHKKNLQLIGLPDQDRRWVLKNPSHLFALDELMEAYPDALVIQTHRSPTTIIPSVCSLAAQATEGWSNTFTDKVIGESQLELWARGLEQFDSARAHHNPAQFIDVDYQDFVTDPLGTVENIYTHFDIPLTAAAQQSMEAMHEESRSGARKPSHKYTLEEFGLTKEQVEERFGTR; this is encoded by the coding sequence ATGACTGAACGCACTCACGTCGGCACCGTCGAGGATCTCCATGCCTCGGCGACGCGGATGACCGGCCTGACGGACTTCGGCGTCGACGATTACACCGAAGCTCTGTCGGTCCTGCTCGAGTCTTACGACCGTGACGAGGATCTGACGCCCTTCGGCAGCAAGATCTCTCGGGTATTCCTTCGCGGCGCCCTGGTGGCCCGTCTGCTCAGCGAATCGGCGTGGAAGGAGCATCCGGAGCACGCCGACGTCAAGATCGAGCGGCCGATCTTCGTCACCGGATTGCCACGGACGGGCACCACTGCCTTGCACCGCCTCCTCACGGTCGACCCGGCTCACCAGGGCCTCGAGATGTGGCTGACCGAGTTCCCTCAGCCTCGCCCGCGTCGCGATACGTGGGAATCGAACCAGGTCTTCGCCAAGATCGAGGAGACATTCGGTCAACACCACGTCGAGCATCCCGAATTCATGGGCGTGCACTACATGTCGGCCAGCGAAGTCGAAGAATGTTGGCAACTCTTGCGTCAGACGTTCAAGTCCGTGTCGTACGAGTGTCTGGCGAATCTACCCACGTACTCCGCATGGCTGAAGGACCAGGAGTGGTCGAACGCCTATGCACGACACAAGAAGAACCTGCAGCTGATCGGTCTGCCCGATCAGGATCGACGGTGGGTCCTCAAGAACCCGAGCCACCTGTTCGCGCTCGACGAATTGATGGAGGCGTACCCCGACGCGCTTGTCATTCAGACTCACCGCTCCCCTACGACGATCATTCCGTCGGTGTGCAGCCTGGCCGCCCAGGCGACAGAGGGTTGGTCGAACACGTTCACCGACAAGGTGATCGGCGAAAGTCAGCTCGAATTGTGGGCCAGGGGGCTCGAGCAGTTCGACAGTGCACGCGCACACCACAATCCCGCGCAGTTCATCGACGTCGACTATCAGGACTTCGTCACCGATCCGCTGGGAACCGTCGAGAACATCTACACGCACTTCGACATCCCGTTGACAGCTGCCGCGCAGCAGTCGATGGAGGCCATGCACGAGGAAAGCCGCTCGGGTGCTCGCAAACCTTCGCACAAGTACACGCTCGAGGAGTTCGGTCTGACGAAGGAGCAGGTGGAAGAGCGATTCGGAACTCGCTGA
- a CDS encoding alpha/beta fold hydrolase, with the protein MTTPADRLTSYSRSGLTFDVRDEGPADGPVVVLLHGFPQDSRSWDHLAPLLHARGFRTVAPDQRGYSPGARPKARWAYRGSELAADTVALIDALAVGKVHLVGHDWGAAVAWQVAAERPDLLDTVTAVSVPHPLAFVKAMVTSTQGLKSWYMGAFQLPFVPEKILSSTSAGEKFLISSGQTPENARRDLNAMLAPGRLRGGLNWYRAMWMTKPNPATARVTVPTLHVWSDGDAAIGPKGSALTPAFVDGPYRFEVLSGVSHWIPDEAPVELDRLLGEHLSS; encoded by the coding sequence ATGACTACACCGGCGGATCGCCTCACCTCGTACTCCCGGTCCGGGCTGACCTTCGACGTACGCGACGAAGGACCCGCCGACGGTCCGGTCGTGGTTCTCCTGCACGGGTTTCCGCAGGATTCCCGCTCATGGGATCACCTTGCGCCGTTACTGCACGCCCGCGGCTTCCGGACCGTCGCACCGGATCAGCGAGGGTACTCACCCGGCGCCAGGCCGAAAGCGCGCTGGGCGTACCGTGGGTCCGAACTCGCCGCTGACACTGTCGCACTGATCGACGCGCTCGCGGTGGGCAAAGTGCACCTGGTCGGCCACGACTGGGGTGCCGCAGTCGCATGGCAGGTGGCCGCCGAACGGCCGGACTTGCTCGATACCGTGACCGCGGTGTCGGTTCCGCACCCACTGGCGTTCGTCAAGGCGATGGTGACCAGCACACAGGGACTGAAGTCGTGGTACATGGGGGCGTTCCAATTACCCTTCGTCCCCGAGAAGATTCTGTCCTCCACGTCGGCAGGTGAAAAGTTCCTGATTTCGAGCGGGCAGACGCCGGAGAACGCGCGGCGCGATCTGAACGCCATGCTGGCTCCCGGTCGGCTACGCGGCGGTCTGAACTGGTACCGCGCGATGTGGATGACCAAGCCGAACCCCGCAACTGCCAGGGTCACCGTGCCGACCCTGCACGTCTGGAGTGACGGCGACGCCGCCATCGGCCCCAAAGGGTCTGCGCTCACCCCCGCGTTTGTCGACGGCCCGTACCGGTTCGAGGTTCTCAGCGGCGTGAGCCACTGGATTCCGGACGAGGCGCCGGTCGAGTTGGACCGACTGCTGGGTGAGCATCTCAGCAGCTGA
- a CDS encoding N-acyl-D-amino-acid deacylase family protein: MSAFDIVVNDGLWFDGTGAPGLRRNLGIRDGVVAEVSTTRLEIGPDTEVIDAAGKWVLPGFVDVHTHYDAEALVSPGLPESVRHGVTTVVLGNCSLSTVYSTPREIADLFSRVEAVPHDAVLRILEANKTWTGPAAYTAALEALPLGPNVAAFIGHSDIRTHVLGLGRGTDKKVKPTRSELGRMGSMLEDAIDAGMLGLSSMTNALDKIDGDEYRSRSLPSTYARWKEFRFLNRILRDRGKILQSAPTINLHPNVAAFFAESSAIGRKKPLKTSLLSGADSKAYPVIVYFMLAAAPLLNRFAKTDFKWQHLPVPFTVYADGIDLVVFEEFGAGAAALHLKDQVERNELLQDESYRRAFRKDYDNKFSPRIWHRNFYDAVIVGCPDETLIGKNFGQVGDIRGVHPVDAYLDLVVKYGRDLRWRTTIANHRPKFAKKLAASSGVQMGFGDAGAHLRNMAFYNYPVRLLKRVKDAQSDRKPFLTIERAIHRLTGELADWYGIDAGHLRQGDRADFVVIDPAGLDESVDGLFEAKVPEYGGISRMVNRSDDAAVATVINGRLVYREGEFAPGFGIEKTGQFLRAGEKAPVTRAAKTSVAL; encoded by the coding sequence GTGTCTGCTTTCGACATCGTGGTCAACGACGGGTTGTGGTTCGACGGGACGGGGGCTCCAGGTCTGCGTCGTAATCTCGGAATTCGAGACGGCGTGGTCGCGGAGGTGTCCACGACGCGCCTCGAGATCGGGCCGGACACAGAAGTGATCGACGCGGCCGGCAAATGGGTTCTCCCCGGCTTTGTCGACGTCCACACGCACTACGACGCCGAAGCCTTGGTCAGTCCAGGGCTTCCGGAATCGGTTCGCCACGGCGTCACGACGGTCGTGCTCGGCAATTGCTCGCTGTCGACGGTGTATTCGACGCCGCGCGAGATCGCGGATCTGTTCAGCCGGGTCGAAGCAGTTCCCCACGACGCGGTGCTGCGCATCCTCGAAGCGAACAAGACCTGGACCGGTCCCGCGGCGTACACCGCCGCCCTCGAAGCCCTTCCCCTCGGACCCAATGTCGCGGCCTTCATCGGTCATTCCGACATCCGCACGCACGTACTCGGACTGGGGCGCGGCACCGACAAGAAGGTCAAGCCGACTCGCTCGGAACTCGGCCGGATGGGCTCGATGCTCGAGGATGCCATCGACGCTGGGATGCTCGGCCTGTCGTCGATGACCAATGCCCTCGACAAGATCGACGGCGACGAATATCGTTCTCGCTCTTTGCCGTCGACGTATGCACGGTGGAAAGAGTTCCGATTCCTCAACCGCATCCTTCGCGATCGCGGCAAGATCTTGCAGAGCGCTCCGACCATCAACCTGCATCCGAACGTCGCGGCGTTCTTCGCCGAAAGCTCCGCGATCGGACGCAAGAAGCCGCTCAAGACGTCGCTGCTCTCCGGTGCGGATTCGAAGGCCTACCCGGTGATCGTGTACTTCATGCTCGCTGCGGCCCCACTGCTCAATCGCTTCGCGAAGACCGATTTCAAGTGGCAGCACCTTCCGGTTCCCTTCACCGTCTACGCGGATGGAATCGACCTGGTCGTGTTCGAGGAGTTCGGTGCCGGCGCCGCCGCTTTGCACCTCAAGGACCAGGTGGAGCGCAACGAACTGCTCCAGGACGAGTCGTACCGTCGCGCATTCCGTAAGGACTACGACAACAAGTTCTCACCCCGCATCTGGCATCGCAATTTCTACGATGCGGTCATCGTGGGATGCCCGGACGAGACGTTGATCGGCAAGAACTTCGGTCAGGTCGGTGACATCCGCGGAGTGCACCCGGTGGACGCGTACCTCGACCTGGTGGTGAAGTACGGGCGAGATCTTCGCTGGCGCACCACCATTGCCAATCACCGGCCCAAGTTCGCGAAGAAACTCGCCGCGAGTTCCGGTGTGCAGATGGGCTTCGGCGATGCCGGCGCGCATCTGCGCAACATGGCGTTCTACAACTACCCGGTGCGACTCCTCAAGCGCGTCAAGGACGCTCAGAGTGACCGCAAGCCGTTCCTCACCATCGAGCGCGCAATCCACCGCCTGACGGGCGAACTGGCGGACTGGTACGGCATCGACGCCGGGCATCTACGCCAGGGTGACCGCGCGGACTTCGTTGTCATCGACCCGGCCGGGCTCGACGAGTCGGTGGACGGGTTGTTCGAGGCAAAGGTTCCCGAGTACGGCGGGATCAGCCGGATGGTCAACCGCAGCGACGACGCAGCGGTCGCTACGGTGATCAACGGCCGACTCGTCTACCGCGAAGGTGAATTCGCCCCCGGATTCGGAATCGAAAAGACAGGTCAGTTCCTGCGTGCCGGTGAAAAGGCTCCGGTTACCAGGGCCGCGAAGACTAGCGTGGCGCTATGA
- a CDS encoding TetR/AcrR family transcriptional regulator, translating to MAAVPRSPEDRQRQILEVAVQMLRTEPFDQLSMDRVAAEAGVSPPLLFHYFKNKKGFQNAILEAASADLEDRMRPDPELPITSQLRSGIETFVDAVIEHPTIYLAVMRMAGSGDVRMRTIYRGMRRTFTTWIVAALTNLGIESNATVEATIAGWQAFMEEIVVNWIDEPTLERGEMVDLCERIFYHCLPAAGISVEQIVAATVVATASESGATQL from the coding sequence ATGGCTGCAGTCCCCCGCTCCCCCGAAGACCGTCAGAGGCAAATCCTCGAGGTGGCAGTACAGATGCTGCGGACCGAGCCTTTCGACCAACTGTCGATGGATCGCGTCGCAGCCGAGGCCGGTGTCTCGCCGCCACTGCTGTTCCACTACTTCAAGAACAAGAAGGGTTTCCAGAACGCCATCCTCGAGGCCGCCTCGGCCGATCTCGAAGATCGAATGCGACCGGATCCCGAGCTACCCATCACGTCCCAGCTGCGCTCAGGTATCGAGACATTCGTCGACGCCGTTATCGAGCACCCCACCATTTACCTCGCCGTGATGCGTATGGCCGGCAGTGGCGACGTCCGAATGCGCACGATCTACCGAGGCATGCGCCGCACTTTCACCACGTGGATCGTCGCTGCGCTGACGAATCTAGGCATCGAATCGAACGCGACCGTGGAGGCGACAATCGCCGGGTGGCAGGCATTCATGGAGGAAATCGTGGTCAACTGGATCGACGAGCCGACGCTCGAGCGAGGCGAAATGGTCGACCTCTGCGAACGAATTTTCTACCATTGCCTACCGGCAGCGGGCATCAGCGTGGAGCAAATAGTGGCAGCCACCGTTGTCGCGACGGCCAGTGAGTCCGGCGCAACACAACTGTGA
- the dcm gene encoding DNA (cytosine-5-)-methyltransferase: MGISQFQFAREAGVSSAVVSAWELDKAYPKLPVERAILTALSALEAAKREGTYAAPRKRSRGSTRARRATPVNDLASVASRAVAAAGSGGPTVLTAFSGCGGMAEGFRMAGFSVEGYIEVVPEARATFDRNFPGARCLGEDIRAIDEARVKDLLAQVDIDVLAGGPPCQGFSLAGRRDRADPRNHLFRNLLELAELVKPKVLVMENVRLLLSMKDPDGGMVVDRILGEMAACGYDASVNTVNAQDYGVPQFRERVFIVATRRDSGIGPLRFPPKTHGVNGVAPLRTFRDATVDLAPLESGQACETDPLHWAVEHPEHVLRWLRDVPEGMSAHDNEDPAMRPSSGYNTTYKRLRWDEPASTVGTTFGMISASRNVHPKHTRSLTVREAARLQTFPDDYVFEGKWGAVRTMIGNAVPPQLASVLAGEIKKALG; this comes from the coding sequence GTGGGGATCAGTCAGTTCCAGTTCGCCCGCGAAGCGGGAGTCTCGTCAGCCGTCGTCTCCGCGTGGGAACTCGACAAGGCATATCCGAAGCTACCGGTTGAGCGAGCGATTCTCACGGCCCTCTCCGCGTTGGAAGCGGCCAAGCGTGAAGGCACATACGCGGCCCCGCGGAAGCGATCGCGCGGTAGTACCCGTGCGCGTCGGGCGACACCCGTCAACGACCTCGCCTCGGTGGCCAGCCGTGCGGTCGCGGCGGCAGGAAGCGGTGGCCCCACCGTATTGACGGCGTTCTCCGGTTGTGGCGGTATGGCCGAAGGCTTTCGGATGGCGGGGTTTTCGGTGGAGGGATACATCGAAGTCGTGCCGGAGGCGCGCGCGACCTTCGATCGGAACTTCCCCGGCGCGCGGTGCCTCGGCGAGGACATCCGGGCCATCGACGAAGCCCGGGTGAAAGATCTTCTGGCACAGGTGGACATCGATGTGTTGGCCGGGGGGCCGCCGTGTCAGGGTTTCAGTCTCGCCGGCCGACGCGACCGCGCCGATCCGCGCAACCATCTCTTCCGGAACCTGCTCGAGCTCGCCGAACTGGTGAAGCCGAAGGTCTTGGTGATGGAGAACGTGCGACTGCTGCTCAGCATGAAAGACCCGGACGGTGGGATGGTCGTCGACCGGATTCTCGGCGAGATGGCTGCATGCGGTTATGACGCCTCGGTCAACACGGTGAATGCGCAGGATTACGGAGTGCCGCAGTTCCGGGAACGAGTGTTCATCGTGGCGACCCGCCGCGACAGTGGTATCGGGCCGCTGCGTTTCCCGCCGAAGACTCACGGCGTGAATGGTGTTGCGCCGCTGAGGACTTTCCGCGATGCCACCGTCGATCTGGCCCCGCTGGAATCCGGGCAGGCCTGCGAGACGGACCCGCTGCACTGGGCCGTCGAACATCCCGAGCACGTCTTGCGGTGGCTGCGTGATGTACCGGAAGGAATGTCGGCTCACGACAACGAAGATCCGGCCATGCGACCGTCGTCCGGATACAACACGACGTACAAGCGCCTCCGGTGGGACGAGCCGGCGTCCACGGTCGGAACCACTTTCGGGATGATCTCGGCTTCACGCAACGTGCATCCGAAACACACGCGATCGTTGACCGTTCGAGAAGCTGCTCGCCTCCAGACCTTTCCCGACGACTACGTCTTCGAGGGTAAGTGGGGAGCGGTGCGCACGATGATCGGCAATGCGGTGCCGCCGCAGCTGGCGTCGGTACTGGCAGGAGAGATCAAGAAGGCACTCGGCTGA
- a CDS encoding multidrug effflux MFS transporter: MSAENTAIAPPVKAAPLLETAPLDTSSVDRKPSVGKILALGSMTALGPFTIDMYLPALPDIGADLGVSSSTVQLTITGTLIGLALGQLLVGPLSDTLGRKKPLLAGIGVHILASLLAVFAPSIAVLGILRVFQGMGAAAAAVVTMAIVRDLYSGNTVAVVMSRLMLVLGVAPILAPSIGGALLVALDWRGIFVVLALIGVGTAMIGAFGLSETLPKEKRRPSGLTSVLRTYGSLLGDRTFMVLTLVSSVGMASLFAYVSGASFVYQDQYGLNQQEFALLFSAGAIALIGASQVNVRLLDRWTPQQITKWALVAAVVSGAVVIAVAVLELGGLAGFVIALWVMAGAIGFVLPNAPALALARHGEAAGTAAAMLGAFQFGVGAAIAPAVGLLGNTSTALAVTMTACVSLGLIALLATTRKSESV; this comes from the coding sequence ATGAGTGCCGAGAACACCGCCATCGCCCCGCCTGTGAAGGCAGCTCCGCTCTTGGAGACGGCCCCGCTGGATACGAGCAGTGTCGACCGCAAGCCGAGCGTCGGGAAGATTCTTGCCCTCGGTTCCATGACTGCGCTCGGGCCCTTCACCATCGACATGTACCTGCCCGCGCTGCCGGATATCGGTGCCGATCTCGGAGTCTCGTCGTCAACGGTTCAGCTGACGATCACCGGAACCCTCATCGGCCTCGCACTCGGACAGCTGTTGGTCGGGCCGCTCTCGGACACTCTCGGCCGCAAGAAGCCGCTGCTCGCCGGGATCGGTGTGCACATCCTGGCTTCGCTGCTGGCGGTCTTCGCACCGAGCATCGCTGTCCTCGGCATCCTGCGGGTTTTCCAGGGCATGGGCGCGGCGGCCGCGGCAGTGGTCACCATGGCGATCGTCCGCGACCTCTACAGCGGTAACACCGTTGCCGTCGTGATGAGCCGGCTGATGCTCGTGCTCGGCGTTGCGCCGATCCTGGCGCCCAGCATCGGTGGCGCCCTCCTCGTCGCCCTCGACTGGCGCGGGATCTTCGTCGTCCTGGCACTGATCGGCGTAGGCACGGCGATGATCGGTGCGTTCGGACTGTCCGAAACATTGCCGAAGGAAAAGCGTCGCCCGAGCGGATTGACGTCGGTTCTCCGTACCTACGGTTCGCTGCTCGGCGACCGCACGTTCATGGTCCTCACGCTCGTCTCCAGCGTCGGCATGGCGTCGTTGTTCGCGTATGTCTCGGGCGCGTCGTTTGTCTATCAGGATCAGTACGGCCTCAACCAGCAGGAGTTCGCGCTGCTCTTCAGTGCAGGCGCTATCGCGTTGATCGGCGCTTCCCAGGTCAACGTCCGACTGCTCGACCGGTGGACTCCTCAGCAGATCACCAAGTGGGCCCTCGTGGCTGCCGTTGTCTCCGGGGCCGTCGTCATTGCTGTCGCGGTCCTGGAACTGGGCGGGCTCGCTGGATTCGTGATCGCACTGTGGGTCATGGCCGGCGCCATCGGGTTCGTTCTGCCCAACGCCCCGGCACTGGCGCTCGCTCGTCACGGCGAAGCGGCCGGTACTGCCGCCGCAATGCTCGGTGCATTCCAGTTCGGCGTCGGTGCGGCCATCGCGCCGGCCGTCGGCCTACTGGGAAACACGAGCACAGCCCTGGCCGTCACGATGACGGCGTGTGTGTCGCTCGGTCTGATCGCTCTTCTGGCTACGACCCGAAAGAGTGAATCGGTCTAA
- the mraY gene encoding phospho-N-acetylmuramoyl-pentapeptide-transferase, which produces MISILVAGGVSLFVALFLTPFLIRVLSRQGLGHEIRIEGPQSHQGKRGTPSMGGIAIIAGMWAGYLAAHIIGFGSRLPRLSASGWLVLALATSLGIVGFLDDFIKIRKKRNLGLNKTAKTVGQLASAIIFGILFLQFSNNNGVTPGSQYLSHVRDISVFSMGAIGFVVFFCILVFAWSNAVNFTDGLDGLAAGSMGMILGTYVVIAGWQYRNSCVLEPAAGCYDVRDPLDLAIVAAAAGGACLGFLWWNAAPAQIFMGDTGSLALGGLVVGLSVTTHTELLMVIIGALFVAEILSVIIQVLVFRSSGRRVFKMAPIHHHFELLGWPETVVIARFWIFVAISCVLGLATFYSEWFSAAG; this is translated from the coding sequence GTGATTTCAATCCTCGTAGCGGGTGGCGTCTCGTTGTTCGTCGCGCTCTTCCTGACTCCGTTTCTCATTCGTGTGCTTTCGCGGCAGGGGCTCGGGCACGAGATTCGGATCGAGGGTCCGCAGAGTCATCAGGGCAAGCGTGGCACCCCGTCGATGGGCGGGATCGCGATCATCGCCGGTATGTGGGCGGGCTACCTGGCGGCACACATCATCGGATTCGGCTCGCGGCTACCGCGGCTGTCTGCATCCGGTTGGCTGGTTCTCGCGCTCGCCACGTCACTGGGAATCGTCGGCTTTCTCGACGACTTCATCAAGATCCGTAAGAAGCGCAATCTCGGGCTCAACAAGACAGCGAAGACCGTCGGTCAGCTGGCGAGTGCCATCATCTTCGGCATTTTGTTCCTGCAGTTCTCCAACAACAACGGAGTCACTCCCGGAAGCCAGTACCTGTCCCATGTTCGTGACATCTCGGTGTTCTCCATGGGTGCCATCGGCTTTGTGGTCTTCTTCTGCATTCTGGTGTTCGCCTGGTCCAACGCCGTCAATTTCACCGACGGCCTCGACGGTCTCGCGGCCGGTTCGATGGGCATGATCCTGGGGACCTACGTCGTCATCGCCGGTTGGCAGTACCGGAACTCGTGTGTCCTCGAGCCTGCCGCCGGTTGCTACGACGTTCGTGACCCTCTCGATCTAGCGATCGTCGCTGCCGCCGCAGGCGGGGCGTGCCTCGGCTTCCTCTGGTGGAATGCCGCCCCGGCTCAGATCTTCATGGGCGACACCGGCTCCTTGGCACTCGGCGGCCTGGTTGTCGGCCTGTCCGTCACGACGCACACCGAGCTGCTGATGGTCATCATCGGCGCCCTGTTCGTCGCTGAGATCCTGTCGGTGATCATCCAGGTTCTGGTCTTCCGATCGTCCGGTCGACGCGTATTCAAGATGGCCCCGATCCATCATCACTTCGAGTTACTCGGTTGGCCGGAAACCGTCGTGATCGCAAGATTCTGGATCTTCGTCGCGATCTCGTGCGTCCTGGGACTTGCCACCTTCTACAGCGAGTGGTTCTCCGCTGCCGGTTAG